From one Phocaeicola salanitronis DSM 18170 genomic stretch:
- a CDS encoding DUF3871 family protein: MEATLSFVPMVRNNHSSFAQDAEYVPFEEVSEQPSIRPSVNFLEANTSEISIEELTTQCVVPTWANQELTISHQDFIHTVHEAAQTMFSGETICEPAIRVSHIVRGRVPSALGKKASELLESEKTQFYQRLAFAFTIPTIHEKVNGQKLELCIGGVRNYSDLNLYRANKGLEKFSVFIGWRVNVCSNQVLTGDGVKLQLEVMNLNDLYRAVLELFYNFNPAREIHLMQTLSQSYLTETQFAQIVGRMRLYQALPNGYQKAVPRLLITDSQINNVCRDYFTNPNFGAKGNTISMFDFHNLLTEANKSSYIDTYLQRAVNATEVAVGINNALHGDTKYAWFLG; the protein is encoded by the coding sequence ATGGAAGCAACATTATCATTTGTACCAATGGTACGCAACAATCATTCTTCGTTTGCACAAGATGCAGAGTACGTTCCTTTTGAGGAAGTAAGCGAACAGCCATCCATCAGACCCAGCGTGAATTTCTTGGAAGCCAACACTTCTGAAATCTCCATTGAGGAACTGACTACTCAATGCGTAGTGCCTACATGGGCTAATCAGGAGTTGACAATCTCTCATCAGGACTTCATTCACACAGTGCATGAAGCAGCACAGACCATGTTTTCAGGTGAAACTATCTGTGAGCCTGCAATACGTGTGTCGCACATAGTACGTGGCAGGGTTCCGTCAGCACTTGGCAAGAAAGCAAGTGAACTTCTTGAATCTGAAAAGACACAGTTCTACCAAAGACTGGCTTTTGCTTTCACCATTCCCACTATTCATGAAAAAGTGAACGGTCAGAAGTTGGAGCTTTGCATTGGAGGTGTCCGTAACTATTCCGACTTGAACCTTTATAGGGCTAACAAAGGCTTGGAGAAGTTCTCTGTCTTTATCGGTTGGAGAGTAAACGTGTGCAGCAATCAGGTGCTTACAGGTGATGGAGTGAAACTCCAACTTGAAGTGATGAACCTGAATGACCTTTACAGAGCTGTTCTTGAACTATTCTATAACTTCAATCCTGCAAGGGAAATCCACCTGATGCAGACGCTTTCGCAGTCTTACCTGACAGAAACACAGTTTGCTCAAATTGTGGGGAGGATGAGATTATATCAGGCACTACCCAATGGCTATCAAAAGGCTGTTCCACGGTTGCTGATTACGGACAGTCAGATTAACAATGTCTGCCGTGATTACTTCACCAATCCAAATTTTGGAGCAAAAGGCAACACTATCTCCATGTTTGACTTCCACAACTTGCTGACAGAAGCCAATAAGAGCAGTTATATTGATACCTACCTGCAAAGGGCTGTGAATGCAACGGAAGTGGCGGTAGGCATCAACAACGCACTGCATGGAGATACGAAATACGCTTGGTTCTTGGGCTAA
- a CDS encoding exonuclease/endonuclease/phosphatase family protein, whose product MAIAARCSQVFCKLFKIQVSNKRLLWIDLYPINGLHKDNIHMVCDRDSNKLEVYFNLNSMKYPFTKDDLDSIAYKLGMGILSQYVIIESGIIFILDESVNYPFYENTFSFMDIDQKERTITTDFPLLHHLQTELEVGTSIYFETHEIIRPNSAIVKNGIPMFDPQKLRQHQAFLIVNIIKSGGAIEVKLDNNNFIENATNIFNGMSLISSLPFYGNEKESSENGAAKIYLSASVEMGFINIVQVHRFDNTLLSKREIEEAIPKIQDSLGLSASFCVDTFWGVH is encoded by the coding sequence ATGGCTATAGCTGCCCGTTGCAGTCAGGTCTTTTGTAAGTTGTTTAAGATACAAGTCAGCAACAAGAGACTATTGTGGATAGATTTATATCCAATAAATGGGTTGCATAAGGACAACATACACATGGTTTGTGATAGAGATTCCAATAAACTTGAAGTTTATTTCAATCTCAACTCTATGAAATATCCTTTTACAAAGGACGACTTGGATAGTATTGCCTATAAATTGGGAATGGGTATTCTTAGCCAATATGTTATTATTGAAAGCGGAATTATTTTCATATTGGATGAATCTGTAAATTATCCATTTTATGAAAATACTTTTTCGTTTATGGACATAGACCAAAAGGAAAGGACTATAACAACAGATTTCCCCTTGTTGCATCATTTGCAAACAGAATTAGAAGTTGGGACATCCATCTATTTTGAAACTCATGAAATAATTCGTCCTAATTCAGCTATTGTGAAAAATGGGATTCCCATGTTTGACCCTCAGAAGCTCAGACAACACCAAGCATTTTTAATTGTAAATATTATAAAGAGTGGTGGTGCTATTGAAGTGAAATTAGATAATAACAACTTTATAGAAAACGCAACGAACATTTTTAACGGAATGTCTTTAATTTCATCATTGCCTTTTTATGGGAATGAAAAAGAAAGTAGTGAAAATGGGGCGGCTAAAATATATCTTTCAGCCTCAGTTGAAATGGGATTTATTAATATAGTACAAGTTCATCGTTTTGATAACACTTTATTGTCAAAACGAGAGATAGAAGAAGCTATACCCAAAATTCAAGATAGCTTAGGATTATCAGCATCATTTTGTGTTGATACATTTTGGGGAGTTCATTAA
- a CDS encoding nucleotidyl transferase AbiEii/AbiGii toxin family protein yields MKGLAPHTQQIFEAVSKLDCIKPYLLVGGTALSLQIGTRRSEDLDFMKWRTSKAEKMEVAWHQIEKELATVGEIQHKDILDIDHVEYVMAGVKFSFYACPKYSPVDKPVDYLNHVRLADVKAIGAMKMEVMLRRSNFRDYYDIYSILKSGVSIHELISLALTYSGHRLKSKNLLAMLTNGNRFTRDAHFEQLAPVYAVTAKEIEDYIKSCLR; encoded by the coding sequence ATGAAAGGTTTAGCACCACACACTCAACAAATCTTTGAAGCAGTTTCTAAATTAGACTGCATCAAGCCCTATCTTTTGGTGGGTGGTACTGCCTTGTCCTTGCAGATAGGTACACGTCGGAGTGAAGATTTGGACTTTATGAAATGGCGGACTTCCAAAGCTGAAAAGATGGAAGTGGCATGGCATCAGATAGAGAAAGAACTTGCCACTGTTGGCGAAATCCAGCATAAAGACATTTTGGATATAGACCATGTGGAGTATGTGATGGCTGGAGTAAAATTCTCTTTCTATGCCTGTCCCAAGTATTCTCCGGTTGATAAGCCTGTGGATTACTTGAATCATGTACGATTAGCTGACGTGAAAGCCATTGGAGCAATGAAGATGGAGGTGATGTTGCGCAGGAGTAATTTTCGTGACTATTATGATATTTACTCCATCCTAAAGTCTGGCGTTTCTATTCATGAACTAATATCTTTGGCACTTACTTATTCAGGACATCGGCTTAAATCCAAGAACCTGCTTGCTATGCTGACCAATGGTAATCGTTTCACAAGGGATGCTCATTTTGAACAACTTGCACCTGTATATGCTGTCACCGCCAAAGAAATAGAAGATTATATTAAGTCGTGTTTGAGATAG
- a CDS encoding tyrosine-type recombinase/integrase: MEKLTKSLSLFKERNCSVSIVLDSRTRRKNACEFPLSLRFTIDRKCFYLTVGSSFTEKKFSDICNATKCKSENYRLQKEWKDTFVPKYKEILMNLNKGGILTFEMVRQCIMGDGTVLSHEGTTTPQSFIGIWELIIHELRTNDGGTRFTTAESYECALKSFRKILGTDMVKGFCISAAEIQKWKEGMHNGVKDKNGAIVGKISDTTAGIYLRCCRAVWNRCIHEGFLKDVPYPFSNKKEKGLVSIPKSAKRKQSFLNVSQMTELYNLFVSKKYPEHWPEEYTKRAHYSLGLFLAQYLCNGFNMADAGRLTYDNYYYQTDGKAFRFNRKKTSRRSADGSEVIVPIIPPLQYVLDEVAAPPTRGGLVFPHILKGAETEELRRKYTMQENSNVKDRVIKICHEALHWDKSICPSGTWCRHSFATNLHNAGVDMDYISESMGHASSDHAITQIYIEHYPLDIQMENNSKLLNLAKTSERDFLLAKLTSMSTEELAKLFTRL, from the coding sequence ATGGAAAAACTGACAAAGTCTCTGTCGCTTTTCAAGGAACGGAATTGTTCTGTTTCTATCGTGTTGGATTCACGCACTCGCAGGAAAAACGCGTGCGAGTTTCCGTTATCTCTCCGTTTCACGATAGACCGCAAGTGCTTTTATCTTACCGTTGGAAGTTCTTTCACAGAAAAGAAGTTCTCAGACATTTGTAATGCAACTAAATGCAAGAGTGAGAACTACAGACTTCAAAAAGAGTGGAAAGACACCTTTGTTCCCAAATACAAAGAAATTCTGATGAATTTGAACAAGGGCGGCATCCTGACTTTTGAAATGGTGCGTCAATGTATCATGGGCGATGGAACGGTGCTATCCCATGAGGGGACAACTACACCGCAATCCTTTATTGGTATATGGGAACTGATTATTCATGAGCTGCGCACAAACGATGGAGGTACGCGTTTTACTACGGCAGAGAGCTATGAATGTGCGCTCAAGTCATTCCGAAAGATACTCGGCACGGATATGGTCAAAGGATTCTGCATCAGTGCTGCGGAAATCCAAAAATGGAAAGAGGGCATGCACAATGGAGTAAAAGATAAGAACGGGGCGATAGTTGGGAAAATCAGTGATACAACAGCGGGAATCTATCTGCGTTGTTGCCGTGCTGTGTGGAATCGCTGCATACACGAAGGCTTCCTAAAAGACGTTCCTTATCCTTTCTCCAATAAGAAAGAGAAAGGGCTTGTGAGCATTCCCAAGAGTGCGAAGCGCAAGCAGAGCTTCTTGAACGTCAGTCAGATGACGGAACTATATAACCTTTTCGTCTCAAAGAAATATCCCGAACATTGGCCGGAAGAATATACCAAACGTGCTCATTACTCATTGGGACTGTTTCTTGCTCAATATCTATGCAATGGTTTCAATATGGCTGATGCAGGGCGATTGACTTACGATAACTATTATTACCAGACGGATGGCAAGGCTTTCCGTTTCAACCGAAAGAAAACTTCCCGAAGGAGTGCTGACGGTTCAGAGGTAATCGTTCCTATCATCCCTCCTTTACAATATGTGTTGGATGAAGTGGCAGCACCTCCTACCCGGGGTGGTTTGGTTTTCCCTCATATATTAAAAGGTGCGGAAACAGAAGAGTTGCGCCGTAAATATACCATGCAGGAAAACTCAAACGTAAAAGACCGTGTTATTAAAATATGCCATGAAGCACTACATTGGGACAAATCCATCTGCCCGTCCGGTACATGGTGCCGACACTCGTTTGCCACCAACCTGCATAATGCGGGAGTAGACATGGATTATATCTCTGAAAGCATGGGACACGCATCTTCAGATCATGCAATCACCCAAATATACATTGAGCATTATCCTCTGGACATACAAATGGAGAATAACTCGAAACTGTTGAATCTGGCAAAGACCTCTGAAAGGGATTTTTTATTGGCAAAACTGACTAGTATGTCGACAGAAGAGTTGGCTAAATTGTTTACACGACTATAA
- a CDS encoding DUF6043 family protein, which yields MFIERIKDYFTRKDCADMAIRTWKSANEELYADFCKRMDAVGKGNLSVLMDMCQMMQECTPPEALMLYNWLSDFSGKNVQHIANQQWAGKYTDIIAHCITNKRLWIGVNVKTGTVELLTSPKSELLMVHSETPIEIWNRLPQGTKSYLIGQLDILMRNSKGCYLLSKLERNMVYQSLVYVFRIIFLSHAVFVGEIMANLYDYMMEKKEALAYCMYYFVVFDHGLSRMAKLLDRMLNSGEVDNGDMILIKSCVTILVNGSIEMGTETKADWEDTVEACNPEIWKEVMFALRKVKGRRGNKKVMQSLDDILVGNKERIKQGIHSFLEENTEDISLAYLLKSLVNAGRIKASTRYMTFHRAIEQFSKRHYGHDIPQKRYGEIKDMTLDSPQKGSSYAKAKRTIDRWTNYFAKNG from the coding sequence ATGTTCATAGAGAGAATAAAAGACTACTTCACAAGGAAGGATTGCGCTGATATGGCTATCCGTACTTGGAAATCTGCCAATGAAGAATTATATGCCGATTTCTGCAAACGTATGGATGCTGTAGGCAAGGGAAACTTATCTGTTTTGATGGATATGTGTCAGATGATGCAGGAATGTACGCCGCCAGAAGCCTTGATGCTGTATAATTGGCTTTCTGATTTCAGCGGTAAAAATGTACAGCATATCGCCAACCAACAATGGGCTGGCAAGTATACAGATATTATAGCCCATTGCATCACCAACAAACGGCTGTGGATAGGTGTCAACGTAAAAACGGGTACGGTAGAGCTGCTTACATCCCCAAAGTCGGAGTTACTGATGGTTCATTCCGAGACACCTATTGAAATTTGGAATCGTCTGCCCCAAGGAACGAAATCCTATTTGATAGGGCAATTGGATATACTTATGAGGAATAGCAAAGGATGCTATCTGTTGAGCAAGCTGGAAAGGAATATGGTGTACCAGTCCCTCGTGTATGTCTTCCGAATCATTTTCCTGTCCCATGCCGTATTTGTTGGCGAGATTATGGCAAACCTGTACGACTATATGATGGAGAAGAAGGAGGCTTTAGCTTATTGCATGTACTATTTCGTGGTATTTGACCACGGCCTTTCACGTATGGCTAAATTGCTCGACCGTATGCTTAACAGTGGAGAGGTTGACAATGGCGATATGATTCTGATAAAATCATGTGTTACCATACTTGTCAATGGAAGTATAGAGATGGGCACAGAAACCAAAGCGGATTGGGAAGATACAGTAGAAGCCTGTAATCCGGAAATCTGGAAAGAAGTGATGTTTGCCTTGCGAAAAGTCAAAGGCAGACGTGGGAACAAAAAGGTTATGCAATCATTGGATGATATCCTCGTTGGGAACAAGGAACGAATCAAGCAGGGCATCCACTCATTTCTTGAAGAGAACACAGAGGACATAAGCCTTGCTTATCTGTTGAAGTCGTTGGTTAATGCGGGTAGAATAAAGGCATCTACAAGATACATGACATTCCATCGTGCCATAGAACAATTTTCCAAAAGACATTATGGACACGATATACCACAGAAGCGATATGGCGAAATCAAGGATATGACTTTGGACTCACCACAAAAAGGAAGCAGTTATGCTAAGGCAAAACGAACAATAGACCGATGGACGAACTATTTTGCCAAGAACGGGTAG
- a CDS encoding DUF3853 family protein — protein MEERFNLNQLLQKPIAMMTGEELCFLIEKYVESTEKSTSQVAPKGNFYGIEGIARVFGCSVPTANRIKKSGIIDKAITQIGRKIVVDADLALSLAKESGGIRIKE, from the coding sequence ATGGAAGAAAGATTCAACCTCAACCAATTACTCCAAAAGCCTATTGCCATGATGACTGGCGAAGAGCTTTGCTTTCTCATTGAAAAATATGTAGAATCCACCGAGAAGTCCACATCCCAAGTGGCACCCAAGGGTAACTTCTATGGCATAGAGGGTATCGCCCGTGTGTTCGGATGTAGCGTACCCACGGCTAACCGCATTAAGAAGAGCGGCATCATAGATAAGGCTATCACGCAGATAGGTCGAAAAATCGTAGTGGACGCAGACCTTGCACTGTCTTTGGCAAAGGAATCAGGTGGCATCCGCATCAAGGAATAG
- a CDS encoding virulence-associated E family protein, producing the protein MEENWKKNLATDNNGNFTRSISNLRLIFTLDENLSLIKYDTFCQDDVCFSPLFRNVNGNKVDEESAGKIQDYLERTYRLHLTQNKVFEMLKTTSSERSFNPVQDFITQETWDGYPRIATTLIDYLGAEDTPLVKEQTKLWFVAAVARVFNPGCKFDNVLTLPGPQGIGKSTFFKTISGKWFNDSFSFASGDKEKVETITNGWIIEISELNGLKRANDAEAAKAFLSRCSDYMRPAYGHKVVEFMRHNVFAATTNETNFLQGDNGNRRWWIIPVKGNGHVSEWLDALQHVVPQLWAEAYAYYRQGMKLYLTPDMEIQANEVQVQHSNILVDPIMEDLEMYLEREIPIQYASWTIPIRLAYQKGAYSEPNSTMTTLNMVCARQIIEEMPNDLVRRNPAKYTSQYINRLMSMIPNWKRSDQEKVKGLHPAYCDKTGRVKHPWVRVDAPSEEVSPALPSEQDLPF; encoded by the coding sequence ATGGAAGAGAATTGGAAAAAGAATCTGGCAACAGACAATAATGGGAACTTTACTCGCTCCATCAGCAACCTTAGACTCATTTTTACGCTGGACGAAAATTTGAGTTTGATAAAGTATGACACCTTTTGTCAAGACGATGTATGTTTCAGCCCTTTGTTTCGCAACGTCAATGGCAACAAGGTTGATGAGGAGTCAGCAGGAAAGATACAGGACTATTTAGAGAGAACATACAGATTACATCTGACACAGAATAAGGTATTCGAAATGCTAAAAACGACCTCTTCGGAACGGAGTTTTAACCCGGTACAGGATTTTATCACCCAAGAAACATGGGACGGATATCCTCGCATAGCTACGACCCTCATTGATTATTTGGGAGCGGAGGACACGCCGCTTGTTAAGGAACAGACAAAATTATGGTTCGTTGCAGCTGTTGCCCGGGTCTTCAACCCCGGTTGCAAGTTCGACAACGTACTGACTTTACCAGGTCCGCAAGGTATCGGGAAAAGCACCTTTTTCAAAACCATCAGTGGAAAGTGGTTCAACGATTCGTTCTCTTTTGCCAGTGGCGACAAGGAAAAGGTAGAAACCATAACCAATGGTTGGATTATTGAAATCAGTGAGTTGAACGGTTTGAAACGGGCGAATGACGCAGAGGCAGCCAAAGCTTTCCTGAGCCGTTGTAGTGACTATATGCGTCCTGCATACGGACATAAGGTTGTGGAGTTTATGCGGCACAATGTCTTTGCGGCTACAACCAACGAGACGAACTTTCTGCAAGGTGACAACGGAAACCGCCGCTGGTGGATAATTCCGGTTAAAGGCAATGGGCATGTTTCAGAATGGCTGGATGCACTGCAACATGTTGTCCCTCAGCTTTGGGCAGAAGCATACGCCTATTATCGGCAAGGAATGAAACTTTACTTGACACCAGATATGGAAATTCAAGCTAACGAAGTACAGGTGCAACATTCCAATATTCTTGTTGACCCCATCATGGAAGATTTGGAAATGTATCTGGAACGTGAGATTCCCATCCAATATGCAAGTTGGACTATCCCCATCCGACTGGCTTATCAAAAGGGAGCATATTCAGAGCCAAATTCAACAATGACCACACTCAACATGGTTTGCGCCCGGCAAATTATAGAGGAAATGCCTAATGATTTGGTCAGACGTAATCCAGCCAAATACACTTCGCAATATATCAACCGTTTGATGTCCATGATTCCTAATTGGAAACGGAGTGATCAGGAAAAAGTCAAAGGCTTGCACCCTGCCTATTGCGACAAGACCGGACGGGTAAAGCATCCGTGGGTGAGAGTGGACGCACCAAGCGAAGAGGTCAGTCCTGCATTACCAAGTGAACAGGATTTGCCATTCTAA
- a CDS encoding plasmid mobilization protein, which yields MKKKKNIDKEVDEDNDKKVVRRTLRLEARVTEQEYIQAAELAKTCGLSISDYVRRTALGQHPRQRLSDREVEALCSLTDARGDLIRIAAAVKSIQADKRAMYFSDTRFVEQWMRAATQLINRWSQIENYLTE from the coding sequence ATGAAGAAGAAAAAGAATATCGACAAGGAAGTTGATGAAGACAACGACAAGAAAGTCGTGAGACGTACCCTGCGGCTTGAAGCCAGGGTAACGGAACAGGAATATATCCAAGCAGCAGAACTTGCCAAGACATGCGGCTTATCCATAAGCGACTACGTGCGCCGCACCGCCTTGGGACAACACCCACGGCAACGGTTGTCTGACCGTGAAGTGGAAGCCTTGTGCAGCTTGACGGATGCAAGGGGCGACCTTATCCGTATTGCAGCAGCTGTGAAATCCATCCAAGCGGACAAACGTGCCATGTATTTCAGTGATACCCGATTTGTAGAACAATGGATGAGAGCTGCTACTCAACTTATAAATCGCTGGAGCCAGATAGAAAATTACCTCACTGAATAA
- a CDS encoding relaxase/mobilization nuclease domain-containing protein — protein sequence MIAKASTISHGANAIRYSVNKEKADIVKANLLPDDISPEAMYGRMMLVQRKFAENINKGRPLGRNVIRIEISPSEEESRGWTMDDWASLSNEFIRVFDSIDLSGKTKRASSKQTNLKGSQYIVALHRDSKSGILHLHIDANRVDMDGKINDSHKIGERAVMAANIINERRGWVQSEEIGVRHRQEISNCCMEILRTMDKFSWLQYEAELVKRGYKVHLQEKEGGGVYGYSIKRGNSIYKSSLLGVGRNLIPSKIEATWAKLHPLERKSEPTKPISQQTRTANMTSAIQPTPLQSAMKHYNIATVEYHKFHVEIPETADTIIRQNCSLEEAHPLAKIEEIQHTALLLFAGYLDAATSMAASSGGGGSEIGGWGRDKDEDELEWARRCARMANSMCKRKKGLHR from the coding sequence ATGATAGCAAAAGCCTCTACCATATCGCATGGTGCAAATGCCATAAGATATTCTGTCAACAAGGAGAAAGCGGATATAGTCAAAGCCAATCTTTTGCCCGATGATATCTCACCGGAAGCGATGTACGGACGGATGATGCTCGTACAGAGAAAGTTTGCCGAGAATATCAACAAGGGCAGACCGCTTGGCAGAAATGTGATAAGAATTGAGATTTCCCCATCCGAAGAAGAAAGCCGAGGATGGACAATGGACGATTGGGCAAGTTTGTCAAATGAGTTCATCCGCGTGTTTGATTCAATTGACCTCTCAGGCAAAACCAAACGGGCTTCTTCAAAGCAGACCAATCTCAAAGGCTCACAATACATAGTCGCCCTGCATCGTGATTCCAAAAGTGGCATTCTTCACTTGCACATTGACGCCAACCGTGTGGACATGGACGGAAAAATCAATGACAGTCATAAAATTGGCGAAAGGGCTGTCATGGCTGCGAACATCATCAACGAGAGACGGGGGTGGGTGCAGTCTGAAGAAATAGGCGTCCGGCATAGACAAGAAATTTCAAACTGTTGTATGGAAATACTCCGCACGATGGACAAATTCAGTTGGCTGCAATACGAAGCGGAACTGGTGAAACGAGGCTACAAAGTACACCTGCAAGAAAAAGAAGGTGGAGGAGTTTACGGTTATTCCATCAAACGTGGCAATTCCATTTATAAATCGTCCTTGTTGGGTGTCGGACGTAATCTGATTCCATCAAAGATTGAAGCTACTTGGGCAAAACTGCATCCGTTGGAAAGGAAATCCGAGCCGACAAAACCGATTTCCCAACAAACACGGACAGCCAATATGACTTCTGCTATACAGCCTACCCCTCTACAATCTGCTATGAAGCATTACAATATAGCGACAGTCGAATATCACAAATTCCATGTGGAGATACCCGAAACCGCAGATACAATTATTCGGCAAAATTGTTCTTTGGAGGAAGCCCATCCGTTGGCTAAGATTGAGGAGATACAGCACACTGCTCTTTTGCTCTTCGCCGGATATTTGGATGCTGCCACAAGTATGGCGGCTTCAAGTGGCGGTGGCGGTTCTGAAATAGGTGGCTGGGGACGGGACAAAGACGAGGATGAACTTGAATGGGCACGCCGTTGCGCACGGATGGCAAACAGTATGTGCAAACGCAAGAAAGGACTTCACAGATAA
- a CDS encoding reverse transcriptase domain-containing protein, producing MDKTEIVQIASQMSTREDLLALLNRIKQDEIRESGFDADKFYPFTMKQLLYYCNPNHAFHRYRQFKIKKKSGGFRLITTPRNRSFMMLLRSVNEILKAIYTPSDYAMGFTEKRSVVTNAAVHRNQNYVFNIDLKDFFPSVEQGRVMKRLTLEPFNFSPQIALLISGLCSMRVKREQPLETKRYDLDKQFMYVLPQGAPTSPVITNTICDTLDRRLAGLAKRFGLRYTRYADDITFSSMHYVYSKNSEFIKELIRIINTQGFMINEAKTRLQKLGSRQEVTGIIVSDKLNVTKKYVREIRSLLYIWDKYGYSAAMSRFFPKYKAEKGHIKKGNPELTNVLDGKLLYLKMVKGDTDSVYIKLYTKFQELVNRDSGPDKTNSYGISYIESFPILEFEKDKNTNITIFHKDGNKRYATFRMGETHQVASINKDVTPDDEQQKEKLAISCCKNFRGEQFWLIHLLDKVTVFKPKPVDIDELNNDLDLLLGI from the coding sequence ATGGATAAAACGGAAATAGTACAGATTGCATCACAGATGTCAACAAGGGAAGACCTGTTGGCACTGCTCAATCGCATTAAGCAGGATGAGATTCGTGAATCGGGTTTTGATGCAGATAAATTTTATCCATTTACGATGAAGCAACTTTTGTACTATTGCAACCCCAATCATGCATTCCATCGTTATCGTCAATTCAAAATAAAGAAGAAGTCTGGTGGTTTCCGCCTTATTACGACACCGCGCAATCGGAGTTTCATGATGCTTCTGAGGTCAGTAAATGAGATTCTGAAAGCCATTTACACCCCCTCAGATTATGCCATGGGATTTACAGAAAAGCGTTCTGTTGTGACTAACGCTGCAGTTCATAGAAACCAGAACTATGTGTTCAACATTGACTTAAAAGATTTCTTTCCAAGTGTAGAACAAGGACGGGTGATGAAACGCCTGACTTTGGAGCCCTTCAACTTTTCGCCCCAAATAGCACTATTGATTTCGGGGCTATGTTCCATGAGGGTTAAACGGGAGCAACCCCTAGAAACCAAACGATACGATTTGGACAAACAATTCATGTATGTATTGCCACAGGGCGCTCCGACATCACCTGTCATTACCAATACGATTTGTGACACGTTAGATCGCAGATTAGCAGGACTGGCTAAGCGTTTTGGACTACGTTACACCCGATATGCAGATGATATCACATTCAGTTCTATGCATTATGTCTATTCAAAAAATAGTGAGTTTATAAAGGAACTTATTCGCATTATAAATACTCAGGGCTTTATGATAAATGAAGCCAAAACGAGATTGCAGAAACTTGGAAGTCGCCAGGAAGTAACTGGTATTATTGTTAGCGACAAACTAAATGTTACGAAGAAGTATGTCCGCGAAATTAGAAGCTTACTTTATATATGGGATAAGTATGGGTACTCGGCAGCTATGTCTAGATTCTTTCCAAAGTATAAAGCGGAAAAGGGACATATAAAGAAAGGTAATCCAGAACTGACCAATGTGCTCGATGGGAAACTCCTGTACTTGAAGATGGTAAAAGGCGACACCGATTCTGTATATATAAAACTTTATACAAAATTTCAAGAACTTGTCAATAGAGATTCTGGTCCAGATAAAACTAATTCTTATGGCATTTCCTATATTGAGTCTTTTCCTATCTTGGAATTTGAGAAAGATAAAAATACAAATATCACTATCTTTCACAAAGATGGTAATAAACGATATGCCACGTTCAGAATGGGAGAAACGCATCAAGTTGCATCAATTAACAAGGATGTGACACCTGATGATGAACAACAAAAAGAGAAGCTGGCTATCTCATGTTGTAAGAATTTTAGAGGAGAACAATTCTGGCTCATACATTTACTTGATAAAGTGACAGTGTTCAAACCGAAGCCTGTTGACATTGACGAATTGAATAATGATTTAGACTTACTATTAGGCATTTGA